The Sorangiineae bacterium MSr11954 DNA segment GAAGGACGAAAAGGGCGTGCCCATCGCCGCTTCGGGCTTGAGGCTCACCCCGCGCGACATGGGCAAGATCGGTCAAATGATTCTCGACCATGGCCGTTGGAATGGCCAACAGGTCGTCCCCGTCGCTTGGATCGACGATGCCACGGCGTTGCACGCGCAGATGGATCCAGATCCGAAGTGTGGGTGGGGTTACGGATATCACTTTTGGCGCTCGCCGGGCTGCATCGTGACCCCGCCCACGCCGTTGGTCATGGCGGCCGGCTACGGTGGCCAGCGGATCTGGATGGTCCCGTCGCGGGATTTGGTGGTGGTCGTGACCGCCGGCAACTACGAACGGCGAGACCAGAGCAAGATCTCCTCGTCGGTGCTGACCGGCGTGCTCGCCATCGTTCCGGCTCCCTGAGCCGCCTGCTCTCGAGCCGAGGACGAAACCTCGAGGCCAACGCGCTCCCTCGTACGTTCGGTTTCGCGACCGGGTATGACGCATTCCACCGGCGGTGTCTCGGTATCCTCGGTCGCAATAACGATTAACTCGGTGCTTTGGTCCGGTTGGTCATCACGTGCGTTGGGATCGACGCTCGGGTACCGGCCGGCCGAAGCCGCGCTGTCTGGCCCAGGTCTCGATCGCGTACGCCGCCGAAAGGACGGCGCGATCGCCACGGCGCCGGCCGATGATCTGCAGGCCGAAGGGCAGCCCCGCCGCGTCGCGGCCGAAGGGGAGCGCCACCGAGGGCAGGCCGGCGAAGGTCGGGCCGTAGGCCAGCGCCAGCCAGTGAAAGTAGCTCGAGAGTTTGGCGCCGTTCATCGCGGCCGGATACCAGTCCTCCCATGGAAAGGGCGGGTGGCCGGCCACCGGGCAGATCACCACGTCGACCCCGTCCAGGAAGGCGTCGGCATCGCGCAGCACCCGGGTCTGGACTGTCAGCGCCTCGGCCACATCGCGCAGGCCGAGCGCGAGGCCCGCGGCCACGTTGGCGGTGACATTGGGGCCGACGCGATCGGGCGTGTCCTCCACCTTTTCACGATGCGCGGCCACGAAGCTCACGGCCCGCAAGGTGGCGAAGGCTCGATCGACGCCGGTCATGTCGACCGTGAAGGATGCGCGATGCGCGAACGCTGGCTCCAGCGCATGCTGGGCCGCGCGGAACGCGTGGCGGACGCGATCGTCGACCGGGGCGAAGCCGAGGTCCTCGGTGAAGGCCGCCGTGAGGGTGCTCAGATCCGGAGCCTCGAGGTGCCGAAAGGGCCCGCCCTCGATACCGAGCGACAGAGGATCGCGGGGATCGTCGCCGACCATGACCGAGAGCATCAGCGCCACGTCGGCCACGGTCCGCGCCATGGGGCCGTCGACCGAGAGCGGCGACCAGGCATGACCGCGCGTTTCGGTCGGGATGGCGCCGGGGGTCGGGCGGAAGCCAACCACGCCGCAGAAGGCGGCCGGAGTGCGAAGACTGCCGGCGAGATCGGAGCCGGTGGCCAGTGGGAACATGCCGCAGGCCAGGGCCGCCGCCGAACCGCCGGAGGAGCCGCCGCAGGTCAGACGAGGGTCGAAGGGGTTGCGGGTCGGGCCGAACACCTCGTTGCGGGTATTGGCACCGGCGCCGAACTCCGGCGTGTTGGTCTTTGCCAGCACGATCGCTCCGGCCCGGCGCAAGACCGCGACCACCCGCTCGTCCGCCGGCGGCACGTGATCGGCAAACAAGGGCGAGCCATACGTGGTTCTTAGCCCTTCGGTCTCGCTGAGGTCCTTGATGCCAATCGGCAAACCGTGCAGCGGCCCGAGCGGGTCGCCGCGACGCACGGCCGCCTCGGCTTCTCGCGCCTCGGCACGTGCCCGCTCGAACGCGGTGGCGGTGATGGCGTTGACCGTCGGGTTGGCCTCCTCGATTCGTGCGATGCAGCTTTCCACCAAGTCGACCGGCGAGAGCTCACCCGCGCCGATCTGTCGCCGCAATTCGATCGCGTCGCGATCACATGGCTCCGTCATATTTGCCTCGGACTAGGAATGCATCGAGAGATACTCATTCGAGATAGAGACAAGTATATACGATATCGAAGGCTCTGACTTTCTGGCGGCTGGCGTATTTTCGGACTCCTCGACCGTCGTCCGTGGGCGCCGGGGACGTGGGCCGTATCGACCCGTCGAGCACGAGTCGCCTCGGGTTCCACCTGAAACCGGTCAACGAGATTGGGACGTGTCCATGGCCTGAAGATCATCCGGAGTGAAAAGAAAATCCCAGAGCGCCCGGGTCCTTGCCGTCATGGTATCGCGTTGGGGGATGTGCCATTCACTCTTCGGCGCGAGGACCTTTGCGTAAATGGCTTCGAACACGCGCTTGGGTCGATTCGGTTCGATCATATCGATATCCCATGCGGGCATGATCCCGACGAGCTGAAATCCGAATCGCTCGTAAATGAGCTGTTGATGCTTCGACTTCAATGTGACGAACGTGTAAACGACGCTCGCGCCCAGCTTCTTGGCGGCCGCATCGAAGAGCATGATGCCGAGGAGGCCAACGGCACCCCGGCGGTGGTCGGGCGCCAGGGCCCCCATGCGCGAGGTCACCGTCCGGCTTCGCTCGTCCTTGGTCAGCATGACGAGACCGACGATACCCTCCGCGTGCCGGAGCACGAGGGCGAGGGTATCTCGCTCCTCCTCGGTCTCGAGGAGTTGGACCGATCGATGGTAGTACTCCTCGTCGAGATGGTAGCTCTCGGCTCCAACCACCACGTCGGGGTACCAGGTCCTCAACGCGTCGGCCACGAATGGAACTTCCGCGGCCGATAACAGCCCGACCGAATACCCCGGGGGCATGGAGATGGTTTCGACGAGTTCACCTACGGGGGGCCAGCGCATTGGGCACAAAACTGCCCCAACCGAAGCGCGAAGACCAGGGATAGTTTCCGTCGCCGGCGCTCGTCGGGAGACCCCTCCATCGCGCCAGCGATCCGGGCCTTCGGGCGCCCGGCCCGCAAGGCCGCGGAGCGCACCGCGTCCACGCGCGTTCACGCGTTGGTCTTCGACACTCGGGCATCGGCAGCCGCTGGGTCTCGGCAGCTGCGTCGTGCGATCTCTTCTGGAGTGGGGCTTCCCGAGCGCGACCCTCACCTCAGGTCGTTGCGTCGTGCGATCTCTTCCGGCGTGGGCTCCTCGAGCGCGAACGATCCCGTCTTGACGTCGCCCGCACGCGTGTACGCCGCGACGATGATCCCATTTGGCGACACTTGGGAGCTCTCGAGCCGAAAGCCGGCCGGCTTCGCGCTGCTGCCGAACAGGCGCTTGCCCCTCCCGAGCACGATCGGATAGACGAGGAGGCGCAGCTCGTCGACGAGATCGTTTGCAAAGAGCGTCTGGAGGAAGTCGCTCGAGCCCTGCGTGAGCAGCGCGAGGCCCTCTTCTTTTTTCAGCTCGCGAAGCTTCGCGACGGGATCGGGACCGAGGGTACGGCTGTTGTTCCAAGCCAGCGATTCGGGACGATGCGTTGCGACATGCTTCGTAACGCGGTTGAATGCCTCTGCAATCGCGAAATCAGGCGCGTTTGGATCGGTGATGTGCGGCCAGTGCGCGGCGAAGATATCGTACGTCTTGCGCCCGAGCAGGAGCTCGTACGGCTTCGACAAGAGCTCGCCCATCGCTGCCCCCACGACATCGTCGGGGTACCCGGCGACCCATCCTCCATGCTCGAACCCGCCCGTCGGGTCTTCCTCGGGCCCACCGGGTGCTTGCATGACTCCATCCAGGCTCACGAACGCGGCAACCATGATCTTTCGCATGACGATGTCTCCTTTTCCGTGGAGGCGTCGCTCGACCACGCTGCCGATCGACATGACCCCGGACGAAAAAAATCCGGTGCCCGATCCGCGCTTCCACCTTGTCAGGACTTTCAGCACCAACAGAACAGCGGTGGGTGGTCGAAAATGGGCTGTGCGCGATCGCCGCGCCGACGCCGGCGTGCGGGAGACCACGGGCGCTCGAACATTGGATTTCCGCGAAACGTAGCCGGCACCCGAGGGAGCCGACTACGCCCCTTTGACGTAGCCGCGCGCTTCGACGATAAACCCTCCTTGCACGCGCATCACATTGATGCCGCGAACGTTTCCGCCGGGCCAGTGCAGGCGCCAATAGATGAGCGCATGCTCACCCAAGATCACGGTTTCATCGAGGTCGAAGCGAATGTTGGGATCGCCTGCGATTCCGCGCCACACGCTCAGACAACCCGCGCGCCCCGTATAGCGTGCGCCATCTGGAGCTGGGTTGGTGTTCTCGAGCACGCAATGCTCGCCGATGAGATCGTCGAGGAGCGCGGGCTCGTGGCGCTGGAACGCATCGTTGAATCGGCGTATCACCTCGGTCGTGTCTCGTTTTTCCGCGCTCATGGGTGGTCCTTTCGTGACGTGCGGCGCAGATTGTGAGCTCCGGGCGACCGCCCGACTTGATGGGCCGTCCGGTTTTCTTTGCCGTGCGGCCCGAGCGCACCTTCCGCGATGAACCACGATGTGCGAGCGCCCATGGATGCTCTGTCGGAGGCCCTTCGCAGCTTTCGGATCACCGGCGCCGTCTTCTTCAACGCCGAGCTCACCGCCCCTTGGGGCTTCTCATCGAAGGCCGCGAGCGACGTGGCGCATCTTCTTGCGCCGGGCACCGAGCACCTCGTCTTGTTCCACCTGGTGACCGAGGGACGCGCCACGGCATCCATCGCGGGGCACGGAAATGTGGAGCTCGAGGCGGGCGACATCGTCGTCTTTCCGCACGGTGACGCCCACGAGCTGCGTCATGGGCACGTGGCCGTGCTCACCGACAGCGCCGAGCTGCTCCCCAAGATCCTCTCCGGATCGCTCGAGGTGGAACGCGGTGGCGGCGGCGGGGAGCCGACCAAGTTCGTGTGCGGCTACTTCGGGTGCGAGCGCTACGCCGAGCGCCTCTTTCTCGCGGGTCTGCCGCCGGTGTTCAAGGTCGACGTCCGCGGCGACGCCGCCGGCGCGTGGCTCGAGACCTCCATCCGCCATCTGGTGTCCGAGGTCGAATCCCCGCGCGCGGGCCGGCGGGCGCTGCTCTCGAAGCTCTCGGAGGCGCTCTTCATCGAGGTGCTCTGCAGGTACATGGACGCGCTGCCCCCCGAACGAATCGGCTGGCTCGCGGCCGCCCGCGATCCCATGGTCGGCAAGGCCCTCGCGTGCATCCATGGCGCCCCGGCGCGAGCATGGACCTTGGCCAGCTTGGCCCGCGAAGCAGGCACCTCGCGCACCGTCCTGGTCGACCGATTCACGCACTTGCTGGGGCAATCACCGCTCGCATACCTCGGTCGCTGGCGGCTCCAGATCGCGGCCCGGCTCCTCGAGACCACCGATCGCAAAGTCCTGCAAGTGGCGCTCGACGTCGGCTACGAGTCGGAGGCCGCCTTCAATCGCGCTTTCAAGCGCGAGCTCGGCGCGCCTCCCGCCCGCTATCGCCGGAGCGTGCGTGAGACCATGACGGGGCTCGTCGCGCGCGGGCACTGAGGTTCGGCCCCAGCGCGATGCGGAGCCGAACCTCGATGGATGATGCCGTGCTTCGTTTATCGACTTACGGCTTTTGCGTGCAAAGCGAGTATTCGCCGCTTCCGCTGTACGAGTAAACGCGCCACCGGTACTTGCCTGCCGTACCCGGATAGGAAACGGACTCGTTCGACGTGGAACCGTCGGACTTGCTCACCTGGGCCCACGAAGTGCCATTCCACTTCTGCAGGAAAAGGTCGAAATCGGTGCCGCCCGGCCCAACGAGCTTCGCCCCGTGCGTTCCCGAGACCGTGCTGTCGTAGCCGCTGTCGCTCGGCTGGAAGGCCTGCGTGCCGGTACCCGTCAAGGTGCCCTTGTAGGAGGTGCCCGTGCAGGTCGGGCCTCCGCCGATGTCGGCGTTCGCGGCGAGCTTGAGGGTCGAGTTCAGGAGATCGCGGACGCGGCGCACCTTTCGGCCGCCGTTTTCGGCGACGATCTTGGAAACGTCGTCCGTGGGCTGGTGATAGTCGGAATGCAGGTTGCCGCCGCCGGCCGGGTTGCTCAGGCCCTCGAAGACGAAGAGCACGTCCTCGTTCTTGTCGTAGAAGGAGGCGCCGTCCTGGCGCCGCGCGTAGGCGGCGATATCGTGGTTGATCCGATCGAACGGATCCGGCAGCGCGTTGTTCGCTTGTGTGAGCAACGCCGAGAGATAGCTCGTCGTCCCGTCCGACTTGGTGTCGATCACGCTGATGCGTTGATCGTCCCAGCGCCCGACCATATCCATGTTGACGACGCCCACGATCTGCGAAAGCCCGATGCCCGCGATGGGGTGATCGACGAAATACTTCGATCCCACCAGGCCGTCTTCCTCGGCCGACGTCCAGAAGAACAGGATCGAGCGATTCAATTCGCCATTGGCCTTGGCCTGCGCGAGCAGCGGCACCAAGGAGAGGAGAACGGAGCTCCCGGATCCGTTGTCGTCGGCGCCGTTGTACACGGCCCCGCCCGAGCCCACGCCGAGGTGGTCGAGGTGGGCCATGGCGACGATGACTTCGTTCTTCTTCGGGCCGGTGCCTTCCAAGGTCGCGAGCACGTTGTGCGTGTTGCCCGCGAGCACCGCATCGGAGCGCTGGGCGAGGGCGCTCGCCTCGGGGGACGACGACTTCGGATCGATGTAGAAGCCATGCTCGAACTGCGAGCTGCCGTACGACGACGGATCGCGCGTATCGAGGCTATGCACGTGTGCCGCTCGCTGTCCTTCCGGCGTGAGATCGGCCGCCAGCGCACCCTGTTGAAACGACTGCGCATACGGACCGTTCGAGTCGCCCGGGTTGGGGCCGACCAATCCGTACTTCTTGACGAAGTCCGTCACATACGTCGCCGCCTTGTCGAAGTCCGCGGATGGCGCATTGCGCCCGCGAAGCGCATCGCTCGCCAGATACTCGAGGTGCACCATCGGATCGGTATCATCCGCAAGGGCCTCCGCCGTCAATGTGCTCCCGGTGCGCGCACCGTTCGCATTGTTATTGTTGGCCAGCTCCGAGGGAGCCAGCGCCGTGACATCGCGAGAATTCGCGTCGCTGCAAGCCCATAGCGCCAAAACGGTCAGCGATGTGACGACCACCCCGCGTGTTCTCATTGAAAACCTCCGAGACGAGAGAAGATTGGCTGTTTATGGCGAGAAATGTGGGCTCCGCCGATTCAACAAGTGCGCAATTATCGAGATCCGTCACGCAGGATCCACCGAAATGAACTCGAGCCTCGCATTTGGTGTTCCCGAGTCATCGGTCGAGTCGCAGAGCCATATTTCTACAAAGAGAGGTCTATGGCGATGGACTGCCCGCCGCGAAGGAGACGACCCGCCCATGCTCGCTCCACGAAACCGCCCTTCCGGCGCGCGAACTCCGTGTAAGTAGCCGACTTTCGGACGCGTCTTCGATGACGCACCGCTACAATTTGCGCGCGCCCTTCGCATCGGCCGTGGGGCACCTACCGGCGGACAAGCACGTTGGGGGCCGATCGTTGCCGCCGCCACGGTTCAGCCGTTCGTGTTTCCTTGGCGCATTCATCCCAAGAACGGTGGGATGAACGATGCGAAGCACGCTCCGTGCGCGCCCGCGGCGCGATGTCATGAGGACATTTGATTCCTCGGGCCGAGGAACATAAGCGATACGTTGTGCGAGTCGTTGCCCAAAAAGTCCGACTTGAATTTGGTTTCGCCTTCTGTCGCCGGCGCCAAATCCATTTAAGATGGTATCTCGATCAGCGGAAATAAAATCTGTATTTGCGATGAATGCATTTTCGAATTTGCTTCGGATCTCGGGCGCCGCGCTATCGGTGGCGCAAATGATCCCGTAAAACGTGCGCTGCACATTACGCGCCATGCGATGAAAAATGTGGACCGTCTCTGCAACTTCGGTCGACGACGCGCGTCTCCCGAATATGAGAACATTCTTTTCCCTGCTTTTGGGGATGTCCATGGTAGCGGTAGGGTCGACTGCTTGCAGCGACGCGAGCTCCGCAGATTCACACGATCCGCCCGCTGCGCTCGAGCGCGAGGCGAACCTCGCCGTCACGCCGCCCGCGGAGAGCGCACCGTCAGGGGACCTGGCGCGTTCTGCCGTCGCTCGATTCGAGCCCGTATGCGAAACGACGCCTCGAAGCGATGCGTTTTGGTCCACCGTGGGGGACTATTCGCTGGTCTGGAATGGCGAGGGCCATGGGATT contains these protein-coding regions:
- a CDS encoding nuclear transport factor 2 family protein, which gives rise to MSAEKRDTTEVIRRFNDAFQRHEPALLDDLIGEHCVLENTNPAPDGARYTGRAGCLSVWRGIAGDPNIRFDLDETVILGEHALIYWRLHWPGGNVRGINVMRVQGGFIVEARGYVKGA
- a CDS encoding dihydrofolate reductase family protein, with amino-acid sequence MRKIMVAAFVSLDGVMQAPGGPEEDPTGGFEHGGWVAGYPDDVVGAAMGELLSKPYELLLGRKTYDIFAAHWPHITDPNAPDFAIAEAFNRVTKHVATHRPESLAWNNSRTLGPDPVAKLRELKKEEGLALLTQGSSDFLQTLFANDLVDELRLLVYPIVLGRGKRLFGSSAKPAGFRLESSQVSPNGIIVAAYTRAGDVKTGSFALEEPTPEEIARRNDLR
- a CDS encoding M28 family peptidase; this translates as MRTRGVVVTSLTVLALWACSDANSRDVTALAPSELANNNNANGARTGSTLTAEALADDTDPMVHLEYLASDALRGRNAPSADFDKAATYVTDFVKKYGLVGPNPGDSNGPYAQSFQQGALAADLTPEGQRAAHVHSLDTRDPSSYGSSQFEHGFYIDPKSSSPEASALAQRSDAVLAGNTHNVLATLEGTGPKKNEVIVAMAHLDHLGVGSGGAVYNGADDNGSGSSVLLSLVPLLAQAKANGELNRSILFFWTSAEEDGLVGSKYFVDHPIAGIGLSQIVGVVNMDMVGRWDDQRISVIDTKSDGTTSYLSALLTQANNALPDPFDRINHDIAAYARRQDGASFYDKNEDVLFVFEGLSNPAGGGNLHSDYHQPTDDVSKIVAENGGRKVRRVRDLLNSTLKLAANADIGGGPTCTGTSYKGTLTGTGTQAFQPSDSGYDSTVSGTHGAKLVGPGGTDFDLFLQKWNGTSWAQVSKSDGSTSNESVSYPGTAGKYRWRVYSYSGSGEYSLCTQKP
- a CDS encoding GNAT family N-acetyltransferase, producing MADALRTWYPDVVVGAESYHLDEEYYHRSVQLLETEEERDTLALVLRHAEGIVGLVMLTKDERSRTVTSRMGALAPDHRRGAVGLLGIMLFDAAAKKLGASVVYTFVTLKSKHQQLIYERFGFQLVGIMPAWDIDMIEPNRPKRVFEAIYAKVLAPKSEWHIPQRDTMTARTRALWDFLFTPDDLQAMDTSQSR
- a CDS encoding AraC family transcriptional regulator; translated protein: MDALSEALRSFRITGAVFFNAELTAPWGFSSKAASDVAHLLAPGTEHLVLFHLVTEGRATASIAGHGNVELEAGDIVVFPHGDAHELRHGHVAVLTDSAELLPKILSGSLEVERGGGGGEPTKFVCGYFGCERYAERLFLAGLPPVFKVDVRGDAAGAWLETSIRHLVSEVESPRAGRRALLSKLSEALFIEVLCRYMDALPPERIGWLAAARDPMVGKALACIHGAPARAWTLASLAREAGTSRTVLVDRFTHLLGQSPLAYLGRWRLQIAARLLETTDRKVLQVALDVGYESEAAFNRAFKRELGAPPARYRRSVRETMTGLVARGH